The sequence below is a genomic window from Lepus europaeus isolate LE1 chromosome 20, mLepTim1.pri, whole genome shotgun sequence.
AGCGGGCCGCTCCCAGCTCCAGCGGCCGCCAAGCTCGGCCGGAGGTGCTGGCCGGCGACTTCTCTCTGAGGGCCTACCGTGGCGCCCCCTGTGTCTCTGCCTAGGGAGACGCCAGTCCTGCTGGGTGGGGGCCACACCCTCCTGACGCCGGTGAACCTAACTGCCACCCAATGCCCCGTCACAGCAGCCCTCTACAAAGCACAGCGCGTTGCCGGCTGGCTTCTGTTCCAGGTTGTGGTTTGGTTTACGGAGGTTTTATCACCCAGATAAGTAGGGAGTGGGGGTGCGGGGCGGCTGTGTTCTACATCCTGGTTCCCCCCGAGTGGCAGGCGGGGTCTCTGTGCTCAGCCCCTGGTCCCCGTGGCTAATGGAGAGCCCCGGGAGAATTCGGGGGCACCCCTGGGATACTCTGGAGTGTTTTGCTGGAAGAGAGCTTGCTGTAATTAATGGTAACAACAGAGCAGACTAATGACCGTGATCAGGCCAGGGACTGCGCTTGGGGAGCAGGCTGAGGGCGCTGCGTGCCGCgtgcatggagcagctggggggccCACGCTGCACTTGGCACACAGCTCCGGTCAAGTCCAAGCCCTCGCCCCTGGGTCAGCAGCGTCCCCACCAGGGACTGATGATGGTGACCGAGGCACAGGGTTTTCCTGGGTGACTTTTCCTCTTACACTTAGGTTGCCTCTCCTGGCGTCCACGGCGTGCTGCTCATGGGTGACCACCGCGTACGTCCAGGGAGGACATCTCTGAGCGCGGGTGTCAGTTCTCGGAACGGGGGCGTGGAGACCAGTGTCGGGAAGcccctgtccctggaggccgagaGACAGGGGCGGGTGTTCTTGTGAAGAGAGATTTGATTGGGGAATAATAGTAAGTCCTATTGTTCTCTGgtggttttctttgttgttgttattgttgtttttgttttgttttgacaggcagagttagacagtgagagagagacagagagaaaggtcttccttctgttggtccctacggccggtgctgcgctgatccgaagccaggagccaggtgcttcctcctggtctcccatggggtgcagggcccaagcacttgggccatcctccactgccttcccgggccacagcagagagctagactggaagaggagcagctgggacagaatccggcgccgtgactgggactagaacccggggtggcggcgctgcaggtggaggattagcctagtgagctgcggcgccagccagtgtTCTCTGGTGTTTTAAAGACTCCTCGGCACCTAGTGTGGTACTCGGCTCTCGACGGGCTCTGAGATGCTTGCTGTTGGGTTGACAAGTCAGTAAGGGGGCGCCGAGTGGTGGCGCAGCAGGGGAAGCTTCGgcttgcgacaccggcatcccacccTGGAGCACCGGGCCGAGTCCCGGccgttcctcttcccatccagcttcccgcaaatgtgcctgggaggcggcagtgacggCCCCGGTGCCTGAGTCCCggccacccacgagggaggcccaggtggagtccCGGGCTGCTcccgggttcagcctggcccagccccagcctttggtaagtgaaccagcagatgaaagacatccccctcccctctctgcctttcaaatagacaagtaatccttaaaaaataaactcacaaaAGAGCGCCGCGCGCCCTGCAGCAGCCTGcccccccacgcacacacacaggggctaACGCGGCTGCGTCCCTCACTCAGCCGGACTTGTACCCGGAGAGGTGGCGGAGGCCCCTCCCACACCCGGGTCTGTGCGCTGGCCCCTGGGTGGTCTCAGCCCGGTCCTGATGCCCAGTCCAGCGGCAGACACGTAAGGAGGAGCTGCCGGGCCCATCCCAGGGACAGGGCCGAGGCTGTGCAGGGCCCCGTGGGGGGCGGTCAggaaggggtcagcactgtggcgtggtaggttcagcctctgcctgcagcgccggcatcccgtacgggcaccagttcgagtcctggctgctctgcttcggatccagccctctgctacagcctgggaaaatagcagaagctggcccaagtccttgggcccctgccacccacatgggagacctggatggagttcccagctcctggctacggcctggtccatccctgctgttgctgccatttggggagtgaaccagcagatggaggtgtCTTTAAATCAGtctttttagggaaaaaaaagagagagaagaggtgcaCAGAATCAGAGAAGCTGCTGCGGGGTTGGGGCCGCCCCAGGCGTGTTTGGAGGTCGCTGGGGGAATGTGGGCTCTGAGTTTTCTCAGCGCACGCGgggccctgtgtcctgtgtcctgttcCTTGTTCACAGCGGGGGGCAGGGTGGGCACAGGCCCGGTCACAGGCAGCCTGTGGGAAGCAGGCACCTCTGGCCCAGCAGCTACAGCAAAGCTCCGCCCCTTTGTTGGTGTCTCTTTCCCGCCTGTTTCCAGGCAGCGACTGGTCTCCGTCTGTCCGTCCGTCTGTgcgctctgtccctccctctgcctctcctcacgtCCTCGCAGTACGCATAGGCTTTGCCAGAGGTAGCCCGCGCTGAGGGACGGTGTTTTGCCATTTTCATTGGGCCAGCATTAGCTCCTCAGCTTttccaagtttctttctttcccttttatttgaaaggcagaatgacagagagatctacccactggttcagtccccagatgcccgcgacagccaggcccgggccaggccgacgacaggagccaggagctccatccgggtctcccgtgtgggtggcaggcactcagcacctgggccatcgcctgctgtttccccagggtgcattagcagggagctgcctcagaagtggagcctggggggcctgtgctgtggcctagtggattaagctgccgcctgtgacgccggcatcccctgtgggcgcaggttcgagtcgcagctgctccacttccaatccagctccgtactaatgcacctggggaagcagtggaggacggcccaagtgcctgggcccctgcacccatgtgggagacccggaagaagctcccggctctggcttctgcctggtccagccctggccatttggggagtgaactagcaaatggaagacctctctctctctctgtccctccctccttatctccctgtaactctgactttcaaataaataaattaaaaaaacagtgtGGAGCCTGGACTAACTCAGACACTgtggtgtggggtgcaggggtcctaacAGGTGATTTATTGCACTGAGCCACAGCTCCCACCCGCTCTGACGCCACCCCACAccccagtacacacacacacacacacgcacgcacgcacgatAGGAGGGCCCCGCCCCGGACGCCGGGCTCTGCTGCCTGCCTTTATGTGCGTGCCAGCGCCTGGGTTGTGCCCTCCTCCCCAGTGAGGGCAGAAGCTTGGCTCCGGTTCacgcctccccagccctgcccagtgcaCACCGTCAGAGCGCGTCATTCCGTATCTGCTACCAAGTTTAGCCAGGAAGCCAAGTGTCCTTTGCCTAAAGCGTTCCATGCGAACTGTGCCAAGAGCCCAGCGCCGCGGCTGTGCCGTGTCTCCATGGCCGTGCCAGCAGCGCGTCCTGGTCTGTCCCGGTCTCCCCTCTGCAGTGGTGAGCATCTGCGGCCCCCAGGAAGAGGAGCCCCCCGGcgcccagctcctgcagctggATAGCATGCTGCTGGCCGAGGGCGTGGCCGGCGCGGCGGCCCCCGGTGGCTGTCCGAACGGCGGTCGCGCTGAGCACTTGGACTACAGGGCCCAGCTGGCCCAGATCCGGCAGATGTACCACTCAGAGCTAGAGAAATATGAACAGGTGATCTCTGCGTGGAAGCCACCCTCTGGCGTGGACGCGATTCTCACAGAAAGTCTCGCCCTGCACACACCCGCCTTCTGCGGTGTGGACAGGGGAGGACGCGCGCCCGCTCAAAGCCAGTCTGTGTGCCagctggcggggcggggcgggggggggggccggggccTGCGCTGTCCCCTGCTGCCGGGTCACAGGCTGGCTTGCATGTGTGCccaccccaggcctgcggcgAGTTCACCACGCACGTCACCCACCTGCTCCgggagcagggcaggatgagGCCCGTGTCCGCCCTGGAGGTGGGGCGCATGGTGGGCGTCATCCGGGGCAGGTTCCGCGCCATCCAGACGCAGCTGAAGCAGAGCACCTGCGAGGCCGTGATGACCCTGCGCTCGCGGTTCCTGGATGCCAGGTCCGGGCCGCCGGCCTCGCGCGTCCTCCCGGGGAGGTCTGGGGAGAGGGGCCGCGAGCAGGGCCCACCGCCGGGGGTCTGTCCTTGCAGGCGGAAGCGGCGCAACTTCAGCAAGTGGGCGACGGGGGTGCTGAACGAGTACTTCTACTCCCACCTAAGCAGCCCGTACCCCAGCGAGgaggccaaggaggagctggccaGGAAGGGCGGCATCACCGTCTCCCAGGTGACCGCCTCCCGCCGGCCTCCGGGGCCCCGCGGGGGTGCCAGGTTAAGTCCCAGGAGGAGGCTCACGTCGGCAGGGCGGGGGTCCACACCCTGAGCGTGGGGTACACGCGGGCCCTCTCTTCCCTGGCGGGTGGCCAAGAGGTCAAGAAACattaaggtttgtttgtttgttttatcatttGGGCAGccgagagagggcttccatctgccggttcagtccccagttgtcCCCGCCTTCACTGCCACAGGTGGCCACCAGCCCAGGCCaagcccccaggagcccccggGGTCACACGGGCAGCAGGGGTGCCGCTCGCCTGGGCTGCTCTGGGGTCCTCAGAAGCCAGGCTGGGGCCTAAGGGGAGGCTGCCGGGCTGTGCGTTGTCAGGGCCCTGTCCCTGTGCCGCCCCCTGTGTGGCTCAGTGCACACGGCAGCCCAGCCCCGTGCCGCCCCCTGCAGGGAGTTGGGTGCACACGGTGGCCCCATCCCTTCCCTGTGCCGccccctgcagggagctgggcctgtgcgtTGTCAGGGCCCCGCCCCGTGCGCCCTGTGGGAGCTGGGTGCACACGGTGGCCCTGTCCCCTCTGAGGCTGGGTGCACACAAGAGCCCGTCCCTGTGTGCCCCCTGTGTGGCTGGGGGCACATGGTGGCCCCGTCCCCATCCCTGGGCCGCCCCCTGTGTGCCTTGGGCATGAGCGCGCCCAGCAGTGGAGCTCTGTGCCGGACTCCTCTCTGACTGGGTCCACCAGGGCTCGGGAcgctctcgggggggggggggggggacacgatTGAAGGGGAGGGTCCTGAATTTGGGCCCAGCTGTTCTTCAGGCTGTGAGGGTCTCACCAGGAACCATTTGAGGGAGGGGCCATTCCCTTCAGgcaagggaggttttttttttttaatatatatttttttatttaaaagagttacagagacagggagcggCAGGGACTtggggagacacagaggtcttccatctgctggttcactccccaaatgaccaccacggccaggcctgggccacaccgaagccaggagcttcttccgggccgcCCCGTGGGTGCAGGTAtcccagcactcgggccatcttcccctgcttgcccaggcacattggcagggagctggagcagccgggactggaactggtgccctatgggatgccggcatcgcaggtggaggcttacctgccacgccacagcgccggccccgcaagGGACAGGACAGGACTGGCTGCAGCTCAGGCTGAGGAGGCCCAagagagaggggggcagagaggaggccCAGAGCGAGGCGTGTGCCCAGGGGCCCCGGCGCTCACCCACGCCGGGTTTGCTGCTCGTCCCTCTGCGAGCGAACTCGCATGGGAGAGTGTTGGCAGGCTTAGCTCTGCGGGTTCTGGAACATTCCGTACAGATAAGTGGAGGCCAAGGGCCCACCCCAGGCTGGGTCAGCAGGAGGCCCCTTCAGGTGGTGGGAGGTTGGGGTGGAGCAGGCAGCCCAGGCACCCGAGatgttcttgtcctggctgccgCGACAGGCCGCCGGAGAAACTAAAATCATTAGcgaaaagcttttaaaaagtctttagaGGAGTCCCCCAACTGCTGGCTCATTCCGCAAACGCCAAGAGCTTCACCggggtctcccccgtgggccgCGGGGACCCCAGCCCCTGAGCCCGCACTGCTGCCCCCTGGGGCGCGCATGAGCAGGGCGCTGGCGCTGgcagcggagccaggacttgagccggggTCCTGGCTCCGATGCGGGGTGCGGGCGTccgccgcacccccccccccagaggaaCAAAGCGTTTTTAAAGGAGCAGTGGTGGGTGTGGCCCTGCGGCCACTGAGCTGCTGCATCCGTGCGCGTGTCCCCGCCCTCGGGACACGGCGGTGTCCAGTTGGGCATGGCGAGGCACTGGCTCGCGCTGGGGCTCAGGCCCGTGGGCAGGGTCCCCGTCATCGCCGCCGCCTGGCTGGGGTCAGGCCAGGGCTCGGCTGCCATCCTCCCTCCTCTCGCTGAGGCTACAGCGCCCCCCCCAGGGACCCTGCAGGGCTCCGTGCCCGCGCCTTCCTGCCGAACTCCCAGAAGTGGGGTCGCTGGGTCCAAGACGCTGCCCGTGTCCCTGGCTGTCGCGTTTCCCAGATGAATCTAGAAGGTTCCAGAAGGAATTCAGAGTGCGCGGGTCACGGCTCTCCTGTGAGACGCCACCTCCAGGGTGTCCTCCAGCAGACGTCTCCCGGGTCCTAGGTTCAGTCACCAGCGCGTGCCCGTGGGcgtggggtgggcgtggggcgTGGCACCCGGGACAGCTCTGCCctgcagctcccccccccccccccgtgtgtccTCAGGTCTCCAACTGGTTCGGCAACAAGAGGATCCGCTATAAAAAGAACACGAGCAAGTTCCAGGAGGAGGCCGCCACGTACGCCGGGAGAGCAGCCCCGGACGCCCCCGACGTCGGGGTCCCGCCGCTGCCCGGCCCCGGTGAGTGAGCGCTCCTCCGCTCCGCCCCAGCCGCAAGGTTTCTCTTCCCCTGCTGACCCGGGCTCCCCCTgtggcccccaccccctccagctccccctgcccccttcccactGCTGGCCAGCGCTGGAGACGTGTTTCTGAGCCTGCGGACGCTGGCCTCCCTCCAGCCGCCTCCAGGGGGCGCTTGCCTGCAGTCCCAGGTGAGAGCGGCCGTGGGGTCCACACCGTGCTCACTGCAgtctgccctgcccccacacgTCCGCAGGATGACGGCGCCGGGGGTGGGGGCGCCGTGCCCCAGAAGAGGCTGTGTGGGTCCCCGGGGTAGGGGCGGCCAGGAGGAAAGTTGGGCTCCTCCCCGGGGAAAGACTGGGGAGGGGCTCGCCTTCCCTGCGGCTCCCTTCTGGTCTTCCCCGCCCCTGGGAGCTCAGAGTGGACACCTGCGGGTGCGGTCTGGGCTGCATGGGCACAGCCACCCGGCAGGGCGGAGGGCACGGGGgccgcctggccctgccctgagtgAGACTCCGGGACCCCACATGGCCGTGCGGGCCCCCTGCCTGCGCCCACACCCTGCCCCTCACAGCCCACAGGGCCACCCTGGGCGCTCCCCTCCTCTCCGGAACTCAGGCCCACCACCGAGGCCAGAGCGCCTGGTCACTGCTCTCAGAGCGGTGGCCCTGGCGCCTTCCCCAGGGTGGGCCTGACACTGGGCCTGTGGCGCAGCGGGAGCCATCGGGCTGATGGCTGGACGCTGGGCAGCCTCCCCCGCCGCCCCCTCTGACCGTCTCTGTCTGCAGGGCAGGGGGCCGGCCCCCCGCCGTCGCCCACCTCCAGCGCTGGAGCATCCATCTGAGTGTGGGGACGAGCAAGAcagggccacccccccccccaagcccccgTGAGCGCGCAGACGGCGACCTCAGAGGCCCAGGGCATCGGGATGTGGCCCCCACGCGCCCGCCAGCCACGGGATGGGTGCGGGTGGGGCGTTTCGCCTGCCCGCTGGTTTCCAGCGGCGATTTCTATGGTCAGGCTGGAACCGCCTGGGCCGGGGCCTTGGCACACGGGTTCCCATTAAAGCGGTTGACTTATCTCCTGGTCCGCTCATGACAGATCCGTCTCGGGTGACAGCGGCCTCGGGGGCGCCTGTGGTCTCTGGGGTTCCGCTCCGCAGGGCTCGGAGGCCCATCCTGAGCGAGGGGTCCTGGGAGTGGCCCCGTTGTCTGTCTTTGTGCTGTTTTGCTCCGTTGGGCATTTCGGGTCTGGTTTCAGTTGGAAAATCCGGAAGTCGATAAATGCCCCAAGCGTGCGTCCTGCCCGTCCCCATCTCCTCTCACGGCTCTGCAGGCCTTGGCACTCTCAGAGCGgcgtgggcagggccaggccgttGGGAGGACTCTGACCCCTGTCGCtgtggcctcagccccagctcagcccagctgggTGCCCTGTGGCTTCAGCCCCTCGGGGCAGGGAGTTGGCTGGGCTGATGGggcgcctgggcctgggcctgtaGGGGGTGCAGACGAGGGGCTTGGCCCTGCCTCTGGTCTCCCAGACTGGGACTCTGGGCCGCCGGtcaggccagggcctggggcagcaggtggtcTGGGGACCTCGCAGGTGGTGCCCTGCTGTTTCTGAGGGCAGGAAGAGTTCAAAGGCAGGCAGgagacagggcctgggaggggggcGTTTGGTGCGGCAGTTAAGATACCGCTTGGGGGctgggctttgtggcacagtgggttaaaccttggcctgggacccctgcatcccatgtcagagggcctgggtttgcgtcccagctcagctccctgctcacgcgcagcctggggggcagcaggtgacggctccaatccttgggtccctgccacccatgggggagacccggatggagctcctggctccttggctgctgcgggcatttggggagtgagcgagCAGACGGAAggtcttccctctctgtcacgaGCCAGAAGTTAGGGAGCCTGGCCAGTCAGACACCACAGCAAGTTGGGGGACAGCTGGAGGGGGGAGCTAGTGCTGTTCTCATACTCCTCCCTGGACCGGacagttggggaaactgaggcacaaggcAGGCACCTCGCCAGCACTGGACTCCCCGCACCCCTGGGGCCCTGGCAGGCCCTCAGTGACTCCGGTGCCCAGACGTCCCGGTCACAGCAGGAACACCTGGTGGCAGCCGACAGCCCCATGAGGCTGGACATCCCCCCGGGGCCCCACGTCCCCGCCCCTTCCCCAAGGGCCTGCAGCAGGCGCTCTTACAGCACCAGTGGGATCCGGAGTGCTTGTGtcctgccctgctgccctgccctcctCGTCCTGTTCCCTCCCGCCCTCCAGGTCTGTCTGAGGGCGTCTCCCTCGCCGCCCACCCGCGTTCCATGTCCCATACTGGCCGGAAGCCGCGAGCCAGGCCCTGGCCAACCTCGGCCAGCAAGGGAACCCGACGGCcacgtggctcagccctgggccccgcccctcagCTGGCCCCACCCTCTCTGGGACCTCAGCCCTGTCCCACATCCtcagcctcctccctccacctGGCCCCGCCTCTCAtctggccccgcccctcacccGTAACTCCTCCCCTTGCACCTGCGGCTTCAGCTATGCGTGTCGTTCTGGAAAGGGGAGTTGTCAGCTTCTCGCGTGGTGCCCAGGTCACAGGTGTGTCCAGGCCCAAGTGAGGGATGCAGCGGCAGTTTCAAGGTCCTCCCCTTAGACAGTTTCAAGGTAGAAGTTTCTAGAGCCCCTCCGTGAGTGCCTGGTGAGATCCATGCCCAGTCTGGTGATTCCAGGCGGCGCTTGAAGGGCCAGCCCACCAGAGCCCTGGAGAAGGCTGGGAGGCCCCCAGACCCTGGCGAGGAAGTGGAGCCCGACCCAGGCCTTGGGGGTCAGAACTCAACACCGGGGCAAAGGccgcggggtgggggtgcggcTGCCTGGAGCACCCAGCTCAGAGCCCCGCGCGTCACTGGGGGTGACAACTGGAGGAGACCAGAGGTCACGTCGGGTTCGCCCTCGGGTCGGGGATCTGGCCTGAGCTGGTTTTGGCTCTTAGAGGTTTCCATGGTGACCCGGCGGGGGCTGTGCCCAGGGAACAGACCGAGGGACTTGGGGAGCAACCAGCCTGCAGTTCCTGCGGTGGCCACCAGGGGCCGCCGCCGTCAGGAGAACGAGGTTCCCTAGGTCCCTGCGGTGGcgtaggagggaggaggggcctcaCGGGGTGCCCAATGCATGTTGAACCCTCCTGCCCCGCCTGCCCCTCAGGGCTGGAGCAGATGGGGATGCCAGGCAAGCAGCAGTGGGGCGCTTGGTCCGTTTGGGACGCACTGGTCCCAAGTGGCCTGAGGGGACCGGGCCCTGGGGGGTGCAGGGGGCTCCCCGCTCAGCTGCCCCGGCCTCCCCTCCCCGTGGCCACGGGAGCCAGAGCCTCCTGGGGGGACCAGGCCCAGCCACAGGCCCCTGGCCGCCTGGAGGGGGTGAGCTCCCCATCGCCAGGGGCATGCACGCAGGCCAGGGGCCTTCCACAGCAGTTGTGCCAGGGGGCCTGACCCCAAGCACACACAGGGAGGTGAGTCACCGCCtgaccagggctgggggtggc
It includes:
- the PBX4 gene encoding pre-B-cell leukemia transcription factor 4; translation: MDAAPLPPGPRPDTSGVLQQIMAVTYQSLDEAQASKHALNCHRMQPALFSVFCEIKEKAVVSICGPQEEEPPGAQLLQLDSMLLAEGVAGAAAPGGCPNGGRAEHLDYRAQLAQIRQMYHSELEKYEQACGEFTTHVTHLLREQGRMRPVSALEVGRMVGVIRGRFRAIQTQLKQSTCEAVMTLRSRFLDARRKRRNFSKWATGVLNEYFYSHLSSPYPSEEAKEELARKGGITVSQVSNWFGNKRIRYKKNTSKFQEEAATYAGRAAPDAPDVGVPPLPGPAPPAPFPLLASAGDVFLSLRTLASLQPPPGGACLQSQDDGAGGGGAVPQKRLCGSPGPQGHPGRSPPLRNSGPPPRPERLVTALRAVALAPSPGAGGRPPAVAHLQRWSIHLSVGTSKTGPPPPPSPRERADGDLRGPGHRDVAPTRPPATGWTAASLRGRQSGRSRALDQESLPGREPPPPPPPGLLALC